A single Curtobacterium sp. MCJR17_020 DNA region contains:
- a CDS encoding RHS repeat-associated core domain-containing protein — protein MLLGGPPASRKALADPDEPVRSTSNGDGSITLGADGRPLEADDGAGGLTRLRPDLAGHPAEDRPFWRRTTLATDQLGRRISRTFDDQGNLAELAVLGGAVRTFAHDALSRLQGVTDPAGATSRRPSTRRASAGSFSRDVATAETILVNGLDGAPRSSTTSAGAWRQSKALPAGPLDASTTQPTAAMPSSGWIVTAPLPRRSPATPRSYRPGNHGRSGAVVVGRGIRRTAVDGSTTEYAWSDLGYLAAVVDRDASYAEIGRLDVWVDALGELAEVGGVAAWWDSAAVVPSLISIADTSLLDLPGGVTAIGDVVTQPAWRSARATDAADPWAALAAVTDVGLPAGVALTGSGGVSVAGLEWLGARVYDPAARGFLSVDPLAPILGAAWSGNPYSYAGNDPLHAVDPLGLRPATDKDLQAYRDANQGAIANLRDWADEHSELISNIAIGVGIAATVLAMCTPLGPVVAIAVMAGGGAALAGGLSIKKNTGENGKVDWGKVGSDTLVGGVSGAAGGGSALGLSKLGTAAARAGAPVLQRIGTQALTATTRSAVSSGVSGATQNVGGYMFDPDAQHTAGGYAASAASGFSLGSGALGAKIVKNLDISSPGATALIGGAVNHSAGGVGAVANELVRPGGDQTRASLVQTFGTGFLAGARGPTVSSHRAP, from the coding sequence GTGCTGCTGGGCGGGCCGCCCGCGAGCAGGAAGGCCCTCGCAGACCCCGATGAACCGGTCAGATCGACGTCCAACGGAGACGGCTCCATCACCCTCGGCGCCGACGGCCGTCCCCTTGAAGCCGACGACGGCGCGGGCGGACTGACCCGCCTCAGACCTGATCTCGCAGGCCATCCTGCTGAGGATCGTCCTTTCTGGCGTCGGACGACGCTTGCGACCGATCAATTGGGCCGCCGCATCTCGCGGACGTTCGACGACCAGGGGAACCTGGCGGAGCTCGCGGTGCTTGGCGGCGCGGTCCGGACGTTCGCGCACGACGCGTTGTCGCGCCTCCAGGGCGTCACCGACCCCGCTGGCGCGACGTCGCGGCGACCGTCGACCCGACGGGCGTCCGCCGGGAGTTTTTCTCGCGATGTCGCGACTGCCGAGACGATCCTCGTCAACGGTCTCGACGGGGCACCTCGTTCGAGTACGACGAGCGCGGGCGCCTGGCGACAATCAAAGGCCCTGCCGGCGGGACCACTCGACGCGAGCACGACGCAGCCGACCGCCGCGATGCCGTCGTCGGGATGGATCGTGACGGCGCCGCTGCCGAGACGTTCTCCTGCGACGCCTCGGTCGTATCGCCCAGGCAACCACGGGCGATCTGGTGCAGTCGTGGTCGGCCGAGGTATCCGGCGGACCGCCGTCGACGGTTCGACCACCGAGTACGCGTGGTCGGACCTCGGGTACCTCGCTGCCGTCGTCGACCGCGACGCCTCGTACGCTGAGATCGGCCGGCTCGACGTCTGGGTCGATGCCCTCGGTGAGCTCGCCGAGGTCGGCGGGGTCGCGGCGTGGTGGGACTCCGCCGCGGTCGTTCCGTCGCTCATCAGCATTGCCGACACGTCGTTGCTCGACCTGCCGGGTGGTGTCACCGCGATCGGCGATGTCGTGACGCAGCCCGCGTGGCGCAGCGCGCGCGCCACCGATGCTGCGGATCCGTGGGCTGCGCTCGCTGCCGTCACCGACGTCGGACTGCCAGCGGGGGTGGCACTGACCGGTTCCGGCGGGGTGTCCGTCGCGGGGCTGGAGTGGCTCGGCGCCCGTGTGTACGACCCGGCGGCGCGGGGCTTCCTGTCGGTCGATCCGCTCGCGCCGATCCTGGGTGCGGCGTGGTCGGGGAACCCCTACTCGTACGCCGGAAACGACCCGTTGCACGCGGTCGACCCGCTCGGGTTGCGGCCGGCGACGGACAAGGACCTGCAGGCGTACCGGGATGCGAACCAGGGGGCGATCGCCAACCTGCGCGACTGGGCGGACGAGCACTCGGAGCTCATCTCCAACATCGCCATCGGCGTCGGGATCGCCGCAACTGTGCTGGCGATGTGCACACCGCTGGGCCCAGTGGTGGCAATCGCCGTGATGGCGGGCGGCGGCGCTGCTCTGGCCGGGGGCCTCTCGATCAAGAAGAACACGGGGGAGAACGGCAAGGTTGATTGGGGGAAGGTCGGCTCGGACACCCTCGTTGGTGGTGTGTCGGGAGCTGCCGGAGGGGGAAGCGCACTGGGGCTCTCGAAGCTCGGGACGGCGGCCGCTCGCGCAGGTGCTCCCGTGCTCCAGCGGATCGGCACGCAAGCCTTGACAGCGACAACTCGCTCTGCAGTTTCGTCAGGTGTGTCCGGTGCCACACAGAACGTCGGCGGCTACATGTTCGACCCAGATGCCCAGCACACTGCCGGCGGTTACGCAGCGTCTGCCGCGTCCGGTTTCAGCCTGGGGTCCGGGGCGCTCGGAGCTAAGATCGTCAAGAACTTGGATATCAGTTCTCCAGGAGCGACCGCTCTGATCGGTGGAGCGGTGAACCACAGTGCGGGCGGAGTTGGCGCTGTGGCTAACGAGCTGGTCCGACCGGGCGGGGATCAGACTCGCGCAAGCCTTGTTCAGACTTTTGGAACAGGATTTCTTGCCGGGGCTCGAGGTCCTACCGTCAGTTCACATCGTGCGCCATGA